One stretch of Bombus terrestris chromosome 5, iyBomTerr1.2, whole genome shotgun sequence DNA includes these proteins:
- the LOC100647216 gene encoding NPC intracellular cholesterol transporter 2-like isoform X1, which yields MAILTYVWSLFVAVYVFAVLFIADSMQSSYVPCNAGPSPVSVEILGCSSLPCNLVRGTNVQADVVFHAVENAKSLKPVVDVQLGGGHVPYPLPEQNACKGLVNGQCPLQKGQSATYRLKMPVEKSYPRISLTIQLSLVDEQNKPQVCFKIPAKVVD from the exons ATGGCAATTCTCACCTATg TATGGTCACTTTTTGTCGCAGTATACGTCTTCGCGGTGCTCTTCATTGCTGATTCGATGCAATCATCATACGTGCCCTGTAATGCCGGTCCATCCCCCGTAAGCGTGGAGATCTTGGGATGTTCCTCTTTGCCCTGCAATTTGGTGAGAGGAACGAACGTTCAGGCTGACGTTGTTTTCCATGCTG tcGAGAATGCAAAATCCCTGAAGCCAGTAGTAGATGTTCAACTTGGAGGTGGCCATGTCCCATATCCATTACCGGAACAAAATGCCTGCAAGGGTCTTGTAAATGGACAGTGTCCATTGCAGAAAGGACAATCAGCTACCTACCGCTTGAAAATGCCCGTTGAAAAGAGTTACCCAAGAATCTCTTTGACTATCCAACTGTCTTTGGTTGATGAACAAAACAAACCCCAAGTTTGCTTCAAGATCCCAGCGAAGGTTGTCGACTGA
- the LOC100647216 gene encoding NPC intracellular cholesterol transporter 2-like isoform X2, protein MAILTYVYVFAVLFIADSMQSSYVPCNAGPSPVSVEILGCSSLPCNLVRGTNVQADVVFHAVENAKSLKPVVDVQLGGGHVPYPLPEQNACKGLVNGQCPLQKGQSATYRLKMPVEKSYPRISLTIQLSLVDEQNKPQVCFKIPAKVVD, encoded by the exons ATGGCAATTCTCACCTATg TATACGTCTTCGCGGTGCTCTTCATTGCTGATTCGATGCAATCATCATACGTGCCCTGTAATGCCGGTCCATCCCCCGTAAGCGTGGAGATCTTGGGATGTTCCTCTTTGCCCTGCAATTTGGTGAGAGGAACGAACGTTCAGGCTGACGTTGTTTTCCATGCTG tcGAGAATGCAAAATCCCTGAAGCCAGTAGTAGATGTTCAACTTGGAGGTGGCCATGTCCCATATCCATTACCGGAACAAAATGCCTGCAAGGGTCTTGTAAATGGACAGTGTCCATTGCAGAAAGGACAATCAGCTACCTACCGCTTGAAAATGCCCGTTGAAAAGAGTTACCCAAGAATCTCTTTGACTATCCAACTGTCTTTGGTTGATGAACAAAACAAACCCCAAGTTTGCTTCAAGATCCCAGCGAAGGTTGTCGACTGA